The following are encoded in a window of Poecile atricapillus isolate bPoeAtr1 chromosome 3, bPoeAtr1.hap1, whole genome shotgun sequence genomic DNA:
- the DHX57 gene encoding putative ATP-dependent RNA helicase DHX57 isoform X1 — protein sequence MSWAGRKRGKPNRGGGRGRGGSGRRGGSSGHSNKPQLGGSRKCSTKIWDDGDDFCLFEEPRLESRSSAPARRGGQVKQRPEARMPLQTIHMTSENQRRVKELLQELQGQELAPESDVAGEDDDEPDYLDDEQCWSTEQEASDVMPRLSAEPPEHRIVDSEVSSFAVHKLSRYGFDCERCRAVLRSCNGNIGASLEYLLLQCFSERYGEKMQVSAVAAEASQEECLEQRQEEAFALRSIYGEKFVERIKNRVWTFSLELDYLARRFSKSKQKSTGDTAKQTSKEICKFYCQGGCRFGSKCRFRHEFPPNHPLNATKNSVDDSHLRHSDGPIYELEVRFPDENKYPLQAPLVAFYSTDENLPLACRLHIAEFLFGKALAAAESHDPVVYTLVTCLEDEHEISEFLSNTQHKFSVPPVSLLAAPPVKPQTDSAPASNQQAEASAVSEPQEEEVVAEEEEEEEEEEPEQVVVENESYVNLKKKLSKKYDVQAKSLYNENVKICAQFRQKKSSRHFQSMLYERQKLPAWQERENILGLLESHQVLVVSGMTGCGKTTQIPQFILDASLQGSPSRVANIICTQPRRISAISVAERVAKERTERIGLTVGYQIRLESVKSSATRLLYCTTGVLLRRLEGDLTLQGVTHVIVDEVHERTEESDFLLLVLKDIMVQRPDLRIILMSATLNAELFSQYFHSCPIINIPGRTFPVDQFFLEDVIAMTRYVLEDSSPYRRKVKQEQNGRHKRTAFEEVEEDLRRAGLLETTDTVVRDSDPDQKLTLKQLLTRYKGVSKAVLKTMSVMDLDKVNLELIEALLEWIVAGRHSYPPGAVLIFLPGLAEIKMLYEQLQTNALFNNRHSKRCVVYPLHSSLSSEEQQSVFLRPPAGVTKIIISTNIAETSVTIDDVVYVIDSGKMKEKRYDPSKGMESLEDTFVSKASALQRKGRAGRVASGVCFHLFSSHHYNHQLVKQQLPEIQRVPLEQLCLRIKILEMFSEQSLHSVLSRLIEPPRTESLQASKVRLRDLGALTPDEKLTPLGYHLASLPVDVRIGKLMLFGTIFRCLDPALTIAASLAFKSPFVSPWDKREEANKKKLEFAVGNSDYLALLQAYKGWRLSIKEGSQASYNYCRENFLSGRVLQEIASLKRQFAELLSDIGFVKEGLRARDIEKKWSQGGDGVLDATGEEANSNAENIKLISAMLCAALYPNVVQVKKPEGKYQKTSTGAVKMQPKAEELKFVTKNDGYVHIHPSSVNYQTRHFESPYLVYHEKIKTSRVFIRDCSMVSVYPLVLLGGGQVHMQLLKGDFVISLDDGWIRFVAASHQVAELVKELRCELDQLLQDKIKNPSMDLCMCPRGSRIIGMIVKLVTTQ from the exons ATGAGTtgggcagggaggaaaagaggaaagcccaacagaggaggaggacgagggaGAGGAGGCAGTGGGAGACGAGGAGGCAGCAGTGGCCATTCAAACAAGCCTCAACTTGGTGGAAGCAGGAAATGTTCgaccaaaatttgggatgatggagatgatttttgtctctttgaGGAACCAAGGCTAGAATCCAg atcaAGTGCCCCTGCCAGAAGAGGAGGGCAAGTGAAGCAGAGACCTGAAGCAAGAATGCCTCTGCAGACCATACACATGACATCAGAGAATCAGAGAAGAGTGAAAGAACTTCTTCAAGAGCTACAAGGGCAGGAGCTGGCTCCTGAATCAGA TGTAGCTGGAGAAGATGATGATGAGCCCGATTACCTCGATGATGAGCAGTGCTGGTCAACAGAACAGGAAGCTTCTGATGTAATGCCAAGGTTGTCTGCTGAGCCACCTGAGCACAGAATTGTAGACAGTGAAGTGTCTTCATTTGCTGTGCACAAACTCTCCAG GTATGGTTTTGACTGTGAGCGTTGTAGGGCAGTGCTGAGATCCTGCAATGGTAACATTGGGGCATCGCTGGAGTATTTGCTATTGCAGTGCTTCTCTGAAAGGTATGGAGAGAAGATGCAGGTTTCTGCAGTGGCTGCTGAAGCCAGTCAAGAGGAATGTTTAGAGCAGAGACAAGAAGAAGCTTTTGCCCTCCGGTCAATTTATGGAGAAAAATTTGTAGAAAGGATTAAAAATCGTGTTTGGACTTTTAGTTTGGAATTGGACTACCTAGCACGCAGGTTCAGCAAATCTAAACAAAAAAGTACAGGCGACACAGCAAAACAGACTTCAAAGGAAATATGTAAATTTTACTGCCAAGGAGGCTGCAGGTTTGGTTCAAAATGCAGATTTAGACATGAATTCCCTCCAAACCATCCACTGAATGCAACCAAGAACTCTGTGGACGATTCTCATCTCAGGCATAGTGATGGTCCCATATATGAACTTGAAGTAAGATTTCCTGACGAGAACAAGTATCCTCTTCAGGCACCTCTTGTGGCGTTTTACTCCACTGATGAGAACCTGCCTCTTGCTTGTCGTCTGCACATTGCTGAATTCCTCTTTGGAAAGGCCTTGGCAGCTGCAGAGTCTCATGACCCAGTGGTGTACACCTTGGTGACTTGCTTGGAAGATGAACATGAGATCAGTGAGTTCCTGAGCAATACTCAGCACAAGTTCAGTGttcctcctgtgtccctgctggcagcacctCCTGTGAAGCCACAGACAGACAGTGCACCTGCTTCAAATCAACAAGCTGAAG CCTCAGCAGTGTCAGAGCCTCAGGAAGAAGAGGTGGTGgctgaagaggaggaggaggaggaggaagaagagccTGAACAGGTTGTTGTGGAGAATGAGAGTTATGTGAATTTGAAGAAGAAGCTTTCCAAAAAGTATGATGTGCAGGCAAAGTCTCTGTataatgaaaatgttaaaatctGCGCGCAGTTTCGGCAGAAAAAG TCTTCCAGGCACTTTCAGTCAATGCTGTATGAAAGGCAGAAGCTCCCTGCATggcaagagagagaaaacattcTGGGTTTGCTTGAGAGTCACCAAGTTCTTGTTGTGAGTGGCATGACAGG ATGTGGGAAAACCACTCAGATTCCTCAGTTTATCTTGGATGCTTCATTGCAAGGCTCTCCAAGCAGAGTTGCAAACATCATCTGCACTCAGCCTCGCAGGATCTCTGCCATTTCTGTGGCTGAACGTGTAGCcaaggaaagaacagaaaggatTGGACTCACTGTTGGATATCAGATCCGTCTGGAAAGTGTAAAG TCCTCAGCTACCAGGCTTTTGTACTGCACTACTGGTGTGCTGTTGAGAAGGCTGGAAGGAGATCTGACTTTGCAGGGAGTCACTCATGTTATTGTTGATGAAGTTCACGAGAGAACAGAAGAAAG TGACTTCCTGCTGCTGGTTTTGAAGGATATAATGGTTCAGAGGCCAGACCTGCGCATTATACTGATGAGTGCCACCCTGAATGCTGAGCTTTTCTCTCAGTACTTCCACTCCTGTCCAATCATTAACATACCAG GTCGAACGTTTCCTGTGGACcagttttttctggaagatgTGATTGCAATGACAAG GTATGTTTTAGAGGACAGCAGTCCCTACAGGAGGAAGGTAAAGCAAGAACAGAATGGGAGACACAAAAGAACTGCATTTGAAGAAGTAGAGGAAGACCTGAGGCGTGCTGGCCTTCTGGAAACCACTGACACCGTGGTCAGAGATTCAGACCCAGACCAGAAATTAACTCTGAAGCAGCTCCTTACACGATATAAAG ggGTTAGCAAGGCAGTGTTGAAAACAATGTCTGTCATGGACTTGGACAAAGTTAATCTGGAACTAATTGAAGCCTTGCTGGAATGGATAGTTGCTGGCAGACATTCATACCCCCCAG GTGCTGTGTTGATATTTTTGCCTGGCCTAGCAGAAATCAAGATGCTTTATGAGCAGCTTCAGACTAATGCTCTTTTTAATAACAGGCACAGCAAGAG GTGTGTGGTTTATCCACTTCATTCCTCACTGTCCAGTGAAGAACAGCAGTCTGTGTTCCTCAGGCCTCCTGCGGGAGTTACCAAAATCATCATCTCTACCAACATTGCGGAGACATCCGTCACCATCGATGACGTGGTCTATGTGATTGACtctggaaaaatgaaagagaaaag ATACGACCCAAGCAAAGGGATGGAAAGTTTGGAGGACACCTTTGTGTCCAAGGCCAGCGCTCTGCAAAGGAAAGGACGGGCAGGACGAGTGGCCTCGGGTGTCTGCTTCCATCTCTTCAGCAGCCACCACTACAACCATCAGCTTGTAAAACAACAGCTGCCAGAAATACAGAGAGTGCCCTTGGAGCAGCTTTGTCTAAG GATTAAGATCCTGGAGATGTTCTCTGAGCAGAGTCTTCACTCTGTCTTATCACGACTGATCGAGCCCCCTAGGACTGAATCTTTGCAGGCATCAAAGGTGCGACTGCGGGACCTGGGAGCGTTAACTCCAGACGAAAAGCTCACCCCTTTGGGTTACCACTTGGCTTCGCTCCCTGTGGATGTCAGGATTGGCAAACTCATGCTGTTTGGCACCATTTTCCGCTGCCTGGATCCTGCGCTGACCATAGCGGCCAGCCTGGCCTTTAAGTCACCTTTT GTGTCACCATGGGATAAAAGggaagaagcaaacaaaaagaagcTGGAGTTTGCAGTAGGAAACAGTGACTACCTGGCTCTTCTCCAGGCTTATAAG GGATGGCGTTTAAGTATCAAGGAGGGCTCTCAAGCAAGCTACAACTACTGCAGGGAGAACTTTCTGTCAGGCAGAGTTCTTCAG GAAATTGCCAGTCTGAAGAGGCAgtttgcagagctgctttctgaCATTGGCTTTGTGAAGGAGGGATTGAGAGCCAGGGATATTGAGAAGAAGTGGTCCCAAGGAGGCGATGGCGTGTTGGATGCCACAGGAGAGGAG GCAAACTCGAATGCAGAGAACATCAAGCTGATCTCAGCTATGCTGTGTGCTGCACTCTATCCCAATGTTGTCCAG GTGAAAAAGCCAGAGGGTAAATACCAGAAGACCAGTACAGGTGCGGTCAAAATGCAACCAAAAGCAGAAGAGCTGAAGTTTGTTACTAAAAATGATGGTTATGTTCATATTCATCCTTCATCTGTGAATTATCAG acCAGGCACTTTGAGAGCCCCTACCTGGTGTACCACGAGAAGATCAAGACGAGCCGCGTGTTCATCCGGGACTGCAGCATGGTGTCCGTGTACCCGCTGGTGCTGCTCGGGGGCGGCCAGGTGCACATGCAGCTGCTCAAGGGGGACTTTGTCATTTCCCTGGACGACGGCTGGATCCGCTTCGTGGCTGCCTCTCaccag GTGGCTGAGCTGGTGAAAGAGCTGCGCTGTGAGCTGgaccagctgctgcaggataAAATCAAGAATCCCAGCATGGATTTGTGCATGTGCCCCCGCGGTTCTCGGATCATCGGGATGATTGTCAAGCTTGTGACCACGCAGTGA
- the DHX57 gene encoding putative ATP-dependent RNA helicase DHX57 isoform X2, with the protein MSWAGRKRGKPNRGGGRGRGGSGRRGGSSGHSNKPQLGGSRKCSTKIWDDGDDFCLFEEPRLESRSSAPARRGGQVKQRPEARMPLQTIHMTSENQRRVKELLQELQGQELAPESDVAGEDDDEPDYLDDEQCWSTEQEASDVMPRLSAEPPEHRIVDSEVSSFAVHKLSRYGFDCERCRAVLRSCNGNIGASLEYLLLQCFSERYGEKMQVSAVAAEASQEECLEQRQEEAFALRSIYGEKFVERIKNRVWTFSLELDYLARRFSKSKQKSTGDTAKQTSKEICKFYCQGGCRFGSKCRFRHEFPPNHPLNATKNSVDDSHLRHSDGPIYELEVRFPDENKYPLQAPLVAFYSTDENLPLACRLHIAEFLFGKALAAAESHDPVVYTLVTCLEDEHEISEFLSNTQHKFSVPPVSLLAAPPVKPQTDSAPASNQQAEAVSEPQEEEVVAEEEEEEEEEEPEQVVVENESYVNLKKKLSKKYDVQAKSLYNENVKICAQFRQKKSSRHFQSMLYERQKLPAWQERENILGLLESHQVLVVSGMTGCGKTTQIPQFILDASLQGSPSRVANIICTQPRRISAISVAERVAKERTERIGLTVGYQIRLESVKSSATRLLYCTTGVLLRRLEGDLTLQGVTHVIVDEVHERTEESDFLLLVLKDIMVQRPDLRIILMSATLNAELFSQYFHSCPIINIPGRTFPVDQFFLEDVIAMTRYVLEDSSPYRRKVKQEQNGRHKRTAFEEVEEDLRRAGLLETTDTVVRDSDPDQKLTLKQLLTRYKGVSKAVLKTMSVMDLDKVNLELIEALLEWIVAGRHSYPPGAVLIFLPGLAEIKMLYEQLQTNALFNNRHSKRCVVYPLHSSLSSEEQQSVFLRPPAGVTKIIISTNIAETSVTIDDVVYVIDSGKMKEKRYDPSKGMESLEDTFVSKASALQRKGRAGRVASGVCFHLFSSHHYNHQLVKQQLPEIQRVPLEQLCLRIKILEMFSEQSLHSVLSRLIEPPRTESLQASKVRLRDLGALTPDEKLTPLGYHLASLPVDVRIGKLMLFGTIFRCLDPALTIAASLAFKSPFVSPWDKREEANKKKLEFAVGNSDYLALLQAYKGWRLSIKEGSQASYNYCRENFLSGRVLQEIASLKRQFAELLSDIGFVKEGLRARDIEKKWSQGGDGVLDATGEEANSNAENIKLISAMLCAALYPNVVQVKKPEGKYQKTSTGAVKMQPKAEELKFVTKNDGYVHIHPSSVNYQTRHFESPYLVYHEKIKTSRVFIRDCSMVSVYPLVLLGGGQVHMQLLKGDFVISLDDGWIRFVAASHQVAELVKELRCELDQLLQDKIKNPSMDLCMCPRGSRIIGMIVKLVTTQ; encoded by the exons ATGAGTtgggcagggaggaaaagaggaaagcccaacagaggaggaggacgagggaGAGGAGGCAGTGGGAGACGAGGAGGCAGCAGTGGCCATTCAAACAAGCCTCAACTTGGTGGAAGCAGGAAATGTTCgaccaaaatttgggatgatggagatgatttttgtctctttgaGGAACCAAGGCTAGAATCCAg atcaAGTGCCCCTGCCAGAAGAGGAGGGCAAGTGAAGCAGAGACCTGAAGCAAGAATGCCTCTGCAGACCATACACATGACATCAGAGAATCAGAGAAGAGTGAAAGAACTTCTTCAAGAGCTACAAGGGCAGGAGCTGGCTCCTGAATCAGA TGTAGCTGGAGAAGATGATGATGAGCCCGATTACCTCGATGATGAGCAGTGCTGGTCAACAGAACAGGAAGCTTCTGATGTAATGCCAAGGTTGTCTGCTGAGCCACCTGAGCACAGAATTGTAGACAGTGAAGTGTCTTCATTTGCTGTGCACAAACTCTCCAG GTATGGTTTTGACTGTGAGCGTTGTAGGGCAGTGCTGAGATCCTGCAATGGTAACATTGGGGCATCGCTGGAGTATTTGCTATTGCAGTGCTTCTCTGAAAGGTATGGAGAGAAGATGCAGGTTTCTGCAGTGGCTGCTGAAGCCAGTCAAGAGGAATGTTTAGAGCAGAGACAAGAAGAAGCTTTTGCCCTCCGGTCAATTTATGGAGAAAAATTTGTAGAAAGGATTAAAAATCGTGTTTGGACTTTTAGTTTGGAATTGGACTACCTAGCACGCAGGTTCAGCAAATCTAAACAAAAAAGTACAGGCGACACAGCAAAACAGACTTCAAAGGAAATATGTAAATTTTACTGCCAAGGAGGCTGCAGGTTTGGTTCAAAATGCAGATTTAGACATGAATTCCCTCCAAACCATCCACTGAATGCAACCAAGAACTCTGTGGACGATTCTCATCTCAGGCATAGTGATGGTCCCATATATGAACTTGAAGTAAGATTTCCTGACGAGAACAAGTATCCTCTTCAGGCACCTCTTGTGGCGTTTTACTCCACTGATGAGAACCTGCCTCTTGCTTGTCGTCTGCACATTGCTGAATTCCTCTTTGGAAAGGCCTTGGCAGCTGCAGAGTCTCATGACCCAGTGGTGTACACCTTGGTGACTTGCTTGGAAGATGAACATGAGATCAGTGAGTTCCTGAGCAATACTCAGCACAAGTTCAGTGttcctcctgtgtccctgctggcagcacctCCTGTGAAGCCACAGACAGACAGTGCACCTGCTTCAAATCAACAAGCTGAAG CAGTGTCAGAGCCTCAGGAAGAAGAGGTGGTGgctgaagaggaggaggaggaggaggaagaagagccTGAACAGGTTGTTGTGGAGAATGAGAGTTATGTGAATTTGAAGAAGAAGCTTTCCAAAAAGTATGATGTGCAGGCAAAGTCTCTGTataatgaaaatgttaaaatctGCGCGCAGTTTCGGCAGAAAAAG TCTTCCAGGCACTTTCAGTCAATGCTGTATGAAAGGCAGAAGCTCCCTGCATggcaagagagagaaaacattcTGGGTTTGCTTGAGAGTCACCAAGTTCTTGTTGTGAGTGGCATGACAGG ATGTGGGAAAACCACTCAGATTCCTCAGTTTATCTTGGATGCTTCATTGCAAGGCTCTCCAAGCAGAGTTGCAAACATCATCTGCACTCAGCCTCGCAGGATCTCTGCCATTTCTGTGGCTGAACGTGTAGCcaaggaaagaacagaaaggatTGGACTCACTGTTGGATATCAGATCCGTCTGGAAAGTGTAAAG TCCTCAGCTACCAGGCTTTTGTACTGCACTACTGGTGTGCTGTTGAGAAGGCTGGAAGGAGATCTGACTTTGCAGGGAGTCACTCATGTTATTGTTGATGAAGTTCACGAGAGAACAGAAGAAAG TGACTTCCTGCTGCTGGTTTTGAAGGATATAATGGTTCAGAGGCCAGACCTGCGCATTATACTGATGAGTGCCACCCTGAATGCTGAGCTTTTCTCTCAGTACTTCCACTCCTGTCCAATCATTAACATACCAG GTCGAACGTTTCCTGTGGACcagttttttctggaagatgTGATTGCAATGACAAG GTATGTTTTAGAGGACAGCAGTCCCTACAGGAGGAAGGTAAAGCAAGAACAGAATGGGAGACACAAAAGAACTGCATTTGAAGAAGTAGAGGAAGACCTGAGGCGTGCTGGCCTTCTGGAAACCACTGACACCGTGGTCAGAGATTCAGACCCAGACCAGAAATTAACTCTGAAGCAGCTCCTTACACGATATAAAG ggGTTAGCAAGGCAGTGTTGAAAACAATGTCTGTCATGGACTTGGACAAAGTTAATCTGGAACTAATTGAAGCCTTGCTGGAATGGATAGTTGCTGGCAGACATTCATACCCCCCAG GTGCTGTGTTGATATTTTTGCCTGGCCTAGCAGAAATCAAGATGCTTTATGAGCAGCTTCAGACTAATGCTCTTTTTAATAACAGGCACAGCAAGAG GTGTGTGGTTTATCCACTTCATTCCTCACTGTCCAGTGAAGAACAGCAGTCTGTGTTCCTCAGGCCTCCTGCGGGAGTTACCAAAATCATCATCTCTACCAACATTGCGGAGACATCCGTCACCATCGATGACGTGGTCTATGTGATTGACtctggaaaaatgaaagagaaaag ATACGACCCAAGCAAAGGGATGGAAAGTTTGGAGGACACCTTTGTGTCCAAGGCCAGCGCTCTGCAAAGGAAAGGACGGGCAGGACGAGTGGCCTCGGGTGTCTGCTTCCATCTCTTCAGCAGCCACCACTACAACCATCAGCTTGTAAAACAACAGCTGCCAGAAATACAGAGAGTGCCCTTGGAGCAGCTTTGTCTAAG GATTAAGATCCTGGAGATGTTCTCTGAGCAGAGTCTTCACTCTGTCTTATCACGACTGATCGAGCCCCCTAGGACTGAATCTTTGCAGGCATCAAAGGTGCGACTGCGGGACCTGGGAGCGTTAACTCCAGACGAAAAGCTCACCCCTTTGGGTTACCACTTGGCTTCGCTCCCTGTGGATGTCAGGATTGGCAAACTCATGCTGTTTGGCACCATTTTCCGCTGCCTGGATCCTGCGCTGACCATAGCGGCCAGCCTGGCCTTTAAGTCACCTTTT GTGTCACCATGGGATAAAAGggaagaagcaaacaaaaagaagcTGGAGTTTGCAGTAGGAAACAGTGACTACCTGGCTCTTCTCCAGGCTTATAAG GGATGGCGTTTAAGTATCAAGGAGGGCTCTCAAGCAAGCTACAACTACTGCAGGGAGAACTTTCTGTCAGGCAGAGTTCTTCAG GAAATTGCCAGTCTGAAGAGGCAgtttgcagagctgctttctgaCATTGGCTTTGTGAAGGAGGGATTGAGAGCCAGGGATATTGAGAAGAAGTGGTCCCAAGGAGGCGATGGCGTGTTGGATGCCACAGGAGAGGAG GCAAACTCGAATGCAGAGAACATCAAGCTGATCTCAGCTATGCTGTGTGCTGCACTCTATCCCAATGTTGTCCAG GTGAAAAAGCCAGAGGGTAAATACCAGAAGACCAGTACAGGTGCGGTCAAAATGCAACCAAAAGCAGAAGAGCTGAAGTTTGTTACTAAAAATGATGGTTATGTTCATATTCATCCTTCATCTGTGAATTATCAG acCAGGCACTTTGAGAGCCCCTACCTGGTGTACCACGAGAAGATCAAGACGAGCCGCGTGTTCATCCGGGACTGCAGCATGGTGTCCGTGTACCCGCTGGTGCTGCTCGGGGGCGGCCAGGTGCACATGCAGCTGCTCAAGGGGGACTTTGTCATTTCCCTGGACGACGGCTGGATCCGCTTCGTGGCTGCCTCTCaccag GTGGCTGAGCTGGTGAAAGAGCTGCGCTGTGAGCTGgaccagctgctgcaggataAAATCAAGAATCCCAGCATGGATTTGTGCATGTGCCCCCGCGGTTCTCGGATCATCGGGATGATTGTCAAGCTTGTGACCACGCAGTGA
- the LOC131578036 gene encoding serine/arginine-rich splicing factor 7-like isoform X2 encodes MSRYGRYETKVYVGNLGTGAGKGELERAFSYYGPLRTVWIARNPPGFAFVEFEDPRDAEDAVLGLDGKIICGSRVRVEVSTGMPRRSRYDRPPARRPFDPNDRCYECGEKGHYAYDCHRYSRRRRSRSRSRSRSRSRGRRYSRSRSRSRGRRSRSASYRRSRSISPRRYRSFSPRRSRSGSLRRSRSRSRSRSRSRSVVWPRSSRSKSRSPSPKRSHSPSGSP; translated from the exons ATGTCGCGCTACGGGCGATACG AGACCAAGGTGTATGTGGGGAACCTGGGCACGGGCGCCGGCAAAGGCGAGCTGGAGAGAGCCTTCAGCTACTATGGACCGCTGAGAACCGTGTGGATCGCCAGGAACCCGCCGGGGTTCGCCTTCGTGGAGTTCGAAGACCCCCGCGATGCTGAAGATGCTGTGCTTGGCCTCGATGGGAA GATAATATGCGGCTCCAGGGTCAGAGTGGAAGTATCCACAGGGATGCCGCGCCGCTCCCGCTACGACCGGCCCCCTGCCCGGCGCCCCTTCGACCCCAACGACAGATGCTACGAGTGTGGTGAGAAAGGCCACTATGCCTATGACTGTCACCGCTATAGCCGGCGAAGGAGGAGCAG GTCCCGGTCTAGATCCCGCTCGAGGTCCCGTGGAAGAAGGTATTCCCGGTCACGCAGTCGCAGCCGTGGTAGGAG ATCCAGGTCAGCTTCCTACCGCAGGTCCAGGTCGATCTCTCCTCGTAGATACAGATCATTCTCACCCCGCAGGTCCCGCTCTGGTTCTCTAAGAAGATCAAG atctaGGTCCAGGTCGCGCTCCAGGTCCCGGTCTGTTGTATGGCCTCGAAGCAG cCGCTCAAAGTCCAGATCACCATCTCCAAAGAGAAG tcaCTCACCATCCGGAAGCCCTTGA
- the LOC131578036 gene encoding serine/arginine-rich splicing factor 7-like isoform X1 has translation MSRYGRYETKVYVGNLGTGAGKGELERAFSYYGPLRTVWIARNPPGFAFVEFEDPRDAEDAVLGLDGKIICGSRVRVEVSTGMPRRSRYDRPPARRPFDPNDRCYECGEKGHYAYDCHRYSRRRRSRSRSRSRSRSRGRRYSRSRSRSRGRRSRSASYRRSRSISPRRYRSFSPRRSRSGSLRRSRSRSRSRSRSRSVVWPRSRSESHGRSKSGLPAKSRSKSRSPSPKRSHSPSGSP, from the exons ATGTCGCGCTACGGGCGATACG AGACCAAGGTGTATGTGGGGAACCTGGGCACGGGCGCCGGCAAAGGCGAGCTGGAGAGAGCCTTCAGCTACTATGGACCGCTGAGAACCGTGTGGATCGCCAGGAACCCGCCGGGGTTCGCCTTCGTGGAGTTCGAAGACCCCCGCGATGCTGAAGATGCTGTGCTTGGCCTCGATGGGAA GATAATATGCGGCTCCAGGGTCAGAGTGGAAGTATCCACAGGGATGCCGCGCCGCTCCCGCTACGACCGGCCCCCTGCCCGGCGCCCCTTCGACCCCAACGACAGATGCTACGAGTGTGGTGAGAAAGGCCACTATGCCTATGACTGTCACCGCTATAGCCGGCGAAGGAGGAGCAG GTCCCGGTCTAGATCCCGCTCGAGGTCCCGTGGAAGAAGGTATTCCCGGTCACGCAGTCGCAGCCGTGGTAGGAG ATCCAGGTCAGCTTCCTACCGCAGGTCCAGGTCGATCTCTCCTCGTAGATACAGATCATTCTCACCCCGCAGGTCCCGCTCTGGTTCTCTAAGAAGATCAAG atctaGGTCCAGGTCGCGCTCCAGGTCCCGGTCTGTTGTATGGCCTCGAAGCAG GTCTGAGTCTCATGGTAGATCTAAATCTGGCTTACCTGCTAAAAG cCGCTCAAAGTCCAGATCACCATCTCCAAAGAGAAG tcaCTCACCATCCGGAAGCCCTTGA